In Candidatus Cohnella colombiensis, one DNA window encodes the following:
- the tsf gene encoding translation elongation factor Ts translates to MAISAADVKALRERTGAGMLDCKKALEEANGDVTKASELLREKGLAAAAKKGDRIATEGIVESYIHAGGRIGVLVEVNCETDFVAKTDQFRAFVKDIAMQIAAASPKFLAREEVSQAELDKEKEILRNQALNEGKPEKIVDKMVEGRMNKYYEENCLLEQSFVKDQDKSITTLLNETIAAIGEKISIRRFARFELGEGLEKKQENFAEEVMAQAKL, encoded by the coding sequence GTGGCTATTAGTGCAGCAGATGTAAAAGCACTCCGCGAAAGAACTGGAGCTGGCATGTTAGATTGTAAGAAAGCGTTAGAAGAAGCAAACGGTGATGTAACGAAAGCGAGTGAGCTTCTTCGTGAGAAGGGCCTTGCAGCAGCGGCGAAGAAGGGTGACCGCATCGCTACTGAAGGTATTGTAGAATCGTATATCCACGCAGGTGGACGGATCGGTGTACTTGTAGAAGTAAACTGCGAAACTGACTTCGTAGCGAAGACGGATCAATTCCGTGCTTTCGTTAAAGACATCGCAATGCAAATTGCTGCAGCGAGCCCGAAATTCCTTGCTCGTGAAGAAGTTTCACAGGCTGAGCTTGATAAAGAAAAAGAAATTCTTCGCAACCAAGCGCTTAACGAAGGTAAGCCTGAGAAGATCGTCGATAAGATGGTTGAAGGCCGTATGAACAAGTACTACGAAGAAAATTGTCTGTTGGAGCAATCGTTCGTTAAGGATCAAGACAAGTCCATTACGACTTTGCTCAACGAGACGATCGCTGCAATTGGCGAGAAGATCTCGATCCGTCGCTTCGCTCGCTTTGAGCTTGGTGAAGGTCTTGAGAAGAAACAAGAAAACTTCGCTGAAGAAGTAATGGCTCAAGCGAAACTATAA
- a CDS encoding FapA family protein has protein sequence MSENENLPLEQSLQVTVSEDKLQAFLLFKRVEGTMKVTPRELEQYLNAQGIRHGILQDTLYLIAQKPQDFYFTQNIVAIGTEPTNGKDGYINYIYDSKEKAHSPTERDDGSVDYKEVTQLANVKTGQLIAERVAAEQGKPGKSVSGDEIKPKDGKDIQFKVGKNVVLNAEKTSMYAAIDGLVSKTDKDKLNVFPVFEVNGDVDYKVGNIDFVGTVVVRGNILTGFRVRASGDIRVTGGIEGAEVESDGSIEISGGIIGSNKGYVKAGRNIRCSFVQEGNVIAGDEIVVTQSIMHSNVRAGKLVQCAGAKGLIVGGLIQAGDRVTARMIGNSMYTPTTIEVGVRPELRQELNDLRVSLRQLNENIDKTDKALALLDQLASTGQLPPDKLAMRIKLSSTKRQSTEEVTTIKERILEIEKTLEDASTARVDAVNTLWGGTKVVIGRYTRFIKDNSQRVSLRFLDGDIVLVPFF, from the coding sequence TTGTCAGAAAACGAGAATTTACCGTTAGAGCAAAGTCTACAAGTAACAGTCAGTGAGGATAAACTACAAGCGTTCCTTCTCTTTAAACGTGTTGAAGGTACGATGAAAGTTACCCCACGCGAGCTTGAGCAATATTTGAATGCTCAAGGAATTCGTCATGGCATTTTACAAGACACACTTTATTTAATCGCTCAGAAGCCACAAGATTTTTACTTCACACAAAATATCGTTGCGATCGGAACAGAGCCTACCAATGGTAAAGACGGATATATCAACTATATTTACGATTCGAAAGAGAAAGCTCATAGTCCTACTGAACGAGACGATGGTAGTGTCGATTATAAAGAAGTGACTCAGCTTGCAAATGTAAAAACGGGTCAATTAATTGCTGAACGGGTCGCAGCTGAACAGGGTAAACCAGGAAAGTCGGTATCCGGAGATGAAATTAAACCGAAAGACGGTAAGGACATTCAGTTCAAGGTTGGCAAAAACGTTGTTTTAAACGCTGAAAAAACTTCGATGTATGCAGCAATTGATGGGTTGGTTAGCAAGACCGATAAAGATAAACTCAATGTATTCCCAGTCTTTGAAGTGAATGGGGATGTTGATTATAAAGTTGGTAATATCGATTTTGTTGGTACTGTCGTCGTGAGGGGTAATATTTTAACCGGCTTTCGAGTGAGAGCTTCTGGCGACATCCGAGTCACGGGTGGTATTGAAGGAGCTGAAGTCGAATCCGATGGTTCGATAGAAATCAGTGGAGGCATTATTGGCAGTAATAAAGGTTATGTGAAAGCGGGACGCAACATACGCTGTTCATTCGTACAAGAGGGTAATGTCATCGCCGGTGATGAAATTGTTGTCACACAAAGTATAATGCATTCCAATGTGCGAGCAGGAAAGCTCGTTCAGTGTGCAGGAGCGAAAGGTTTGATCGTCGGTGGCTTAATTCAAGCAGGTGATCGTGTCACAGCACGAATGATCGGTAACTCAATGTATACTCCGACAACAATTGAGGTTGGTGTAAGACCTGAATTGCGTCAAGAGCTAAATGATTTGCGTGTATCACTCAGACAATTGAATGAGAACATTGATAAGACGGACAAGGCATTAGCTTTACTTGATCAATTAGCATCTACGGGTCAACTACCCCCTGATAAGCTTGCTATGCGCATTAAGCTCTCTTCGACAAAGCGACAATCTACAGAAGAAGTAACAACGATAAAAGAGCGGATTTTGGAAATTGAAAAGACGCTTGAGGATGCATCAACGGCGCGAGTTGATGCAGTGAATACATTATGGGGTGGCACGAAAGTCGTAATTGGCCGTTATACACGTTTTATTAAGGATAATTCACAACGGGTATCGTTACGTTTCTTAGATGGAGATATTGTATTGGTTCCATTTTTCTAA
- the rpsB gene encoding 30S ribosomal protein S2, whose amino-acid sequence MAVISMKQLLEAGVHFGHQTRRWNPKMDKYIFTERNGIYIIDLQKTVKKVDEAYNFIRQLGEQGGTMLFVGTKKQAQDSVKEEAERSGQYYINQRWLGGTLTNFSTIQKRTDRLHQLNKWEEDGTFEVLPKKEVIILRKEKDRLEKFLGGIKNMRKLPDALFIIDPRKERIAVAEARKLGIPIVGIVDTNCDPDEIDYVIPGNDDAIRAVKLLTAKMADAIVESRQGEDTTA is encoded by the coding sequence ATGGCAGTAATTTCCATGAAGCAACTGCTTGAAGCAGGGGTACATTTCGGACACCAAACACGTCGTTGGAACCCGAAGATGGACAAGTACATCTTTACTGAACGTAACGGGATTTACATTATCGATTTGCAAAAAACAGTTAAGAAGGTTGACGAGGCTTACAACTTCATTCGTCAACTCGGAGAGCAAGGCGGAACGATGCTGTTCGTCGGCACGAAGAAGCAAGCTCAAGATTCTGTTAAGGAAGAAGCAGAACGTAGTGGTCAATACTACATCAACCAACGTTGGTTGGGTGGTACGCTAACAAACTTCTCCACGATCCAAAAGAGAACAGATCGTTTGCATCAATTGAACAAATGGGAAGAGGATGGCACTTTCGAAGTGCTGCCTAAGAAAGAAGTTATCATTCTCCGCAAAGAGAAGGACCGTCTTGAGAAGTTCCTCGGCGGCATTAAAAATATGCGCAAGCTTCCAGATGCTCTCTTCATCATCGATCCACGTAAAGAGCGTATCGCAGTTGCAGAAGCACGCAAACTGGGTATTCCAATCGTTGGTATCGTAGATACGAACTGTGACCCAGATGAGATTGATTATGTAATTCCGGGTAACGATGATGCAATCCGCGCTGTTAAGCTTTTGACAGCTAAGATGGCAGATGCAATCGTAGAGTCCCGTCAAGGTGAAGACACTACGGCCTAA
- a CDS encoding isoprenyl transferase, with product MNTIRRWLRKLRIGKVTTTDLERIHLKQDGDPIAEKIPEHVAIIMDGNGRWAKARGLPRIAGHHSGMKAIKRITKAADRIGVKVLTLYAFSTENWKRPKPEVEFLMKLPQEFLSLELDELVENNVQVKMMGNRDPLPNHTVIAVEEAVKRTQHNTGLILNFALNYGSRDEMVEVARELAKDAVSGKLDPDSITEQHFSNRLLSNGLPDPDLLIRTSGELRLSNFMLWQLAYSEFWFTDVYWPDFSEEHLMDAIREYQRRARRYGGI from the coding sequence ATGAATACAATCCGTCGATGGCTTCGAAAGCTGCGAATTGGAAAAGTTACGACTACTGATTTAGAACGTATACACCTTAAGCAAGATGGCGATCCAATAGCTGAGAAAATCCCTGAGCATGTTGCCATTATTATGGACGGCAATGGGCGTTGGGCCAAAGCTAGAGGTCTGCCCCGCATTGCTGGACATCATAGTGGGATGAAGGCGATTAAAAGAATTACAAAAGCTGCAGATCGTATCGGTGTAAAGGTGTTGACCTTATATGCCTTTTCTACAGAAAACTGGAAGCGTCCGAAGCCTGAAGTCGAATTTCTGATGAAGCTTCCTCAAGAATTTTTGTCACTGGAGCTAGATGAGCTTGTCGAAAACAATGTTCAAGTAAAAATGATGGGAAACCGGGACCCGCTACCTAATCATACCGTTATCGCGGTTGAAGAAGCAGTAAAGCGGACACAACATAACACCGGGTTAATCCTTAACTTTGCATTGAACTATGGTAGTCGTGACGAGATGGTTGAAGTAGCAAGAGAGCTTGCGAAAGATGCTGTGTCTGGGAAGCTTGACCCTGATTCAATTACGGAACAACATTTTAGTAATCGATTATTATCGAACGGCTTGCCTGACCCTGATCTACTCATTCGGACGAGCGGCGAGTTGCGATTAAGCAATTTCATGCTATGGCAGCTTGCTTATAGTGAATTTTGGTTTACAGATGTGTATTGGCCAGATTTCAGTGAAGAGCATTTAATGGATGCTATTCGTGAATATCAACGACGTGCAAGACGTTACGGAGGGATTTAG
- the rseP gene encoding RIP metalloprotease RseP encodes MENIQVALLTILMFFLLVSLHEWGHYYFAKRAGILVREFAIGFGPKLFSIKRGETRYTLRLLPIGGFVRMAGEDPEVVEVQVGQTIGIRVKDNKVTRLYLDRLDERSDVLRGEIKQIDLEKNLIIRLDLDGIEETFDVHPTALIIARGQETQIAPLDRQFGHKPVRKRALAIFAGPVMNFILAFVLFCTCQLITGVPLENSSKVLVNGIIADSPAEVAGLQKDDWVKSVNGEEILGDTKQLSSLIVASAGKPMKWVIDRGGEQITFTVTPNSVEGQGKVGIYMGGETRSPSIGETFSYSSDMMVNSTKRIFEGFGKLITGQFKLDDLGGPVKTTQVTVEIARQGIGELTFWAAILSLYLGIFNLLPIPALDGSRLLFLAIEAIRGRPIDPNRESLVHFVGFAMLMLLMVVVTYNDIVGLVRN; translated from the coding sequence ATGGAAAATATTCAAGTCGCATTACTGACGATATTGATGTTTTTTCTACTCGTCTCATTGCATGAATGGGGACATTACTATTTTGCAAAGCGCGCGGGTATTCTTGTTCGAGAGTTCGCCATAGGTTTCGGACCTAAACTATTTTCCATTAAACGGGGAGAGACGCGATATACGCTTCGATTGCTACCTATCGGTGGGTTTGTGCGAATGGCAGGAGAGGACCCCGAGGTTGTAGAAGTACAAGTCGGTCAAACTATTGGGATACGGGTCAAAGATAATAAGGTGACTCGTCTATACCTAGATCGGCTCGATGAACGTTCCGATGTGCTGCGAGGTGAAATCAAGCAGATCGATCTGGAAAAAAATCTTATTATCCGATTAGACCTTGATGGAATAGAAGAAACGTTCGACGTACATCCTACTGCGCTCATCATTGCAAGAGGCCAAGAAACGCAAATCGCACCCTTAGATCGTCAATTCGGGCATAAGCCTGTTCGTAAGCGTGCACTAGCGATTTTTGCTGGACCAGTAATGAACTTTATTTTGGCGTTTGTGCTGTTCTGTACTTGCCAGCTCATAACGGGTGTCCCTTTAGAAAACTCGTCGAAGGTGCTTGTAAATGGCATTATCGCTGATTCACCGGCAGAGGTTGCTGGCCTACAGAAGGACGACTGGGTCAAATCTGTCAATGGTGAGGAAATTCTCGGGGATACAAAGCAACTTTCCAGCTTGATTGTTGCTTCTGCAGGTAAACCGATGAAATGGGTCATTGATCGTGGCGGTGAACAAATTACGTTCACGGTAACCCCTAACTCTGTAGAAGGCCAAGGCAAGGTCGGGATATATATGGGAGGCGAGACAAGATCGCCTTCAATTGGTGAAACATTTTCGTATTCAAGTGATATGATGGTCAATTCAACTAAACGAATTTTTGAAGGCTTCGGAAAGCTTATTACTGGTCAGTTTAAGCTCGATGATCTTGGTGGACCGGTCAAAACGACACAAGTTACTGTTGAGATTGCAAGGCAAGGGATTGGCGAATTAACGTTCTGGGCAGCTATTCTTAGCTTGTATCTAGGAATCTTTAATTTGCTTCCAATTCCAGCACTCGATGGTAGTCGTCTTTTATTCCTTGCAATAGAAGCGATTCGAGGTCGACCGATTGATCCGAATCGTGAAAGTCTTGTTCACTTTGTTGGATTTGCGATGCTCATGTTATTGATGGTCGTAGTAACCTATAATGATATTGTTGGATTAGTGAGAAATTAA
- the pyrH gene encoding UMP kinase, which yields MERPVYKRVVLKVSGESLSGNNGYGIDATTILSIAEQVKEVIELGVEVAIVCGGGNIWRGIAGSQKGIDRATADYMGMLATVMNSLALQDALEQIEVPTRVQTSIAMQQIAEPYIRRRAIRHLEKGRVVIFAAGTGNPFFSTDTTAALRAAEIEAEVILMAKNKVDGVYSADPFKDSSAQKYEKLTYLEVLNKNLGVMDSTASSLCMDNNIPLLVFAITEQGNIKRAVMGEKIGTIVKGSFE from the coding sequence TTGGAACGTCCCGTTTATAAACGTGTAGTATTAAAGGTGAGCGGAGAGTCGTTATCCGGTAACAATGGATACGGCATCGATGCAACGACCATCTTGTCGATCGCCGAACAAGTGAAGGAAGTTATCGAATTAGGTGTAGAAGTCGCAATTGTATGTGGTGGTGGCAATATCTGGAGAGGTATTGCTGGCAGTCAGAAGGGGATTGATCGGGCAACTGCTGATTATATGGGGATGCTTGCAACAGTCATGAACTCTCTTGCCTTACAAGATGCACTTGAGCAAATCGAGGTTCCAACGAGAGTGCAAACTTCGATCGCTATGCAGCAAATCGCCGAGCCTTACATTCGTCGTCGTGCGATACGACATCTTGAGAAAGGCCGCGTCGTTATTTTTGCAGCAGGAACGGGTAATCCTTTCTTCTCTACAGATACGACAGCAGCACTTCGCGCCGCAGAAATTGAAGCAGAAGTCATTCTAATGGCGAAAAATAAAGTGGATGGTGTATATAGTGCAGATCCATTCAAGGATTCATCTGCACAGAAATACGAAAAACTTACGTACTTAGAAGTGTTAAATAAAAATCTAGGTGTTATGGATTCGACAGCGTCTTCCCTTTGCATGGACAACAATATCCCGCTTCTCGTATTTGCGATTACCGAGCAAGGCAATATTAAACGTGCCGTGATGGGTGAAAAGATCGGTACGATAGTGAAAGGGAGTTTTGAATAA
- the proS gene encoding proline--tRNA ligase: MSKDKGFVTEITPQGEDFSKWYIDTIKKAELMDYSPVRGCIVFRPDGYAIWENIQKELDHRFKETGHRNAYFPIFIPESFFQKEKDHIEGFNPELPWVTEAAGEKLEERLAIRPTSETMFGHMYAQWINSYRDLPMLINQWANVVRWEKRTLPFLRTSEFLWQEGHTAHEDETDARKETMTMLDVYTEFCENVLAIPVIKGEKTPSERFAGAVDTFSIEAMMKDGRAVQAGTSHYLGTKFAVAFDIKYLDRDNTHQFCHTTSWGVSTRLIGALIMVHGDDRGLVLPPKVAATQVIMIPIGPPKTRDVVIGKTDELYAQLKAAGIRVRIDDRADISPGWKFNEYEMRGIPIRLELGPRDLENGQCVLVSRVSGEKKAVALDNLVAEVESLLAQIHTDMYERASKFRDENTYSVDTLDEYKAAMEEKRGFALAGWCGSDACENQVKEETGATSRNIPFEPEETKSTCLVCGDAAKHTVVFARAY; this comes from the coding sequence ATGTCTAAGGATAAAGGGTTTGTAACGGAAATTACACCACAGGGAGAAGACTTCTCCAAATGGTATATTGATACGATCAAGAAAGCGGAATTAATGGATTATTCGCCTGTTCGTGGCTGTATCGTATTCCGCCCAGATGGTTATGCGATTTGGGAGAACATTCAGAAGGAGCTTGACCATCGATTTAAAGAAACAGGGCACCGCAATGCATACTTCCCGATCTTCATTCCCGAGAGCTTCTTCCAGAAGGAGAAGGACCATATTGAAGGGTTCAACCCTGAATTGCCGTGGGTGACTGAAGCGGCTGGTGAGAAGCTGGAAGAGCGTCTGGCAATCCGTCCGACATCGGAGACGATGTTCGGTCATATGTATGCACAGTGGATTAATTCTTATCGCGATTTACCTATGCTCATTAACCAATGGGCGAATGTTGTTCGTTGGGAGAAGCGTACGCTGCCATTCCTACGGACGAGTGAATTTCTGTGGCAGGAAGGTCATACGGCGCATGAAGATGAGACTGACGCGCGCAAAGAAACGATGACGATGCTGGACGTCTACACAGAATTCTGTGAGAACGTATTAGCGATTCCTGTTATTAAAGGCGAGAAGACACCATCTGAGCGGTTCGCGGGTGCAGTAGATACGTTCTCGATTGAAGCGATGATGAAAGACGGTCGTGCAGTGCAGGCAGGGACATCGCATTACCTCGGAACGAAATTCGCTGTAGCGTTCGATATCAAATATTTGGATCGTGACAATACACATCAATTTTGCCATACAACGTCATGGGGTGTGAGCACACGGTTAATTGGTGCATTGATCATGGTCCATGGTGACGATCGTGGACTTGTGTTGCCACCGAAGGTAGCAGCAACACAGGTAATCATGATTCCGATTGGTCCTCCGAAGACGCGTGATGTTGTCATCGGCAAAACAGATGAGCTATACGCACAGCTGAAAGCAGCAGGCATTCGTGTACGCATAGATGATCGTGCGGACATCTCTCCAGGATGGAAGTTCAACGAATATGAGATGCGTGGTATTCCAATTCGTCTTGAGCTTGGACCACGTGATCTCGAGAATGGACAATGCGTGCTCGTATCTCGTGTGAGTGGTGAGAAGAAGGCAGTCGCTTTGGACAACCTCGTAGCAGAAGTGGAAAGCTTGCTAGCGCAAATTCATACGGACATGTATGAGCGTGCAAGCAAGTTCCGTGATGAGAACACGTACTCAGTCGATACGCTTGATGAATATAAGGCAGCGATGGAAGAGAAGCGTGGCTTCGCACTTGCGGGCTGGTGCGGATCTGACGCCTGTGAGAATCAAGTGAAGGAAGAGACAGGTGCAACGAGTCGCAACATTCCATTCGAGCCAGAGGAAACGAAGTCGACATGTCTCGTATGTGGCGATGCTGCTAAGCATACAGTCGTATTTGCAAGAGCCTATTAG
- the frr gene encoding ribosome recycling factor, with the protein MPQAIKKSAEERMEKALGALKRDLQTLRAGKASGAMLDRVQADYYGTPTPVNQLGSINTPDSRTLIIQPWDKSALAAIEKAILKSDLGLTPANDGSIIRINIPPLTEERRMDLAKSTKKFGEEAKVAIRNIRRDANDDIKKLEKADISEDESRRHQDEMQKITDRFVAEVDKILLAKEKEIMEV; encoded by the coding sequence ATGCCTCAAGCGATAAAGAAAAGTGCTGAAGAACGTATGGAGAAGGCACTAGGTGCGCTCAAACGCGATCTTCAGACGTTAAGAGCAGGTAAAGCATCAGGAGCTATGCTAGATCGTGTTCAAGCAGACTACTACGGCACGCCTACACCTGTTAACCAGCTTGGTTCGATTAATACGCCGGATTCAAGAACACTGATCATTCAGCCTTGGGACAAGTCAGCTCTTGCTGCGATCGAGAAGGCGATCTTAAAGTCAGATCTTGGTCTAACACCAGCAAATGATGGTTCGATTATCCGAATCAACATTCCTCCATTAACCGAGGAACGTCGAATGGATCTAGCGAAATCGACGAAGAAATTCGGCGAAGAAGCAAAAGTAGCCATTCGCAACATTCGCCGAGATGCGAATGATGATATTAAGAAGCTAGAGAAAGCTGACATTTCAGAAGATGAGTCACGTCGTCATCAAGATGAAATGCAAAAGATCACGGATCGCTTCGTTGCAGAAGTTGACAAGATCTTATTAGCAAAAGAAAAAGAGATTATGGAAGTGTAA
- a CDS encoding phosphatidate cytidylyltransferase, producing MKQRIITGVVAGAAFIGMLIAGSWYYTGLLLALALIGFWEYVKLNGQSWTRVDVLLGFVAVALIVLPQLPFDWTQPSFMALIWSFMFILLAGTVFSKNKIQLEHVSLLFLGAVYVGMGFHYMAVTRDMDNGIFWSALTFASIWASDAGAYFVGKAFGRTKLWPAISPNKTIEGALGGVVIAVVVALIFAYSRPTLLDYGQAALIGIAAAVAGQLGDLIQSAYKRFRGVKDSGNLLPGHGGVLDRTDSWLIVFPFVHLLSILPQ from the coding sequence ATGAAGCAACGCATTATTACAGGTGTTGTCGCAGGCGCAGCGTTCATTGGGATGTTAATCGCTGGAAGCTGGTATTATACAGGCTTACTCTTAGCGCTTGCACTTATCGGCTTCTGGGAATATGTGAAATTGAACGGACAGTCGTGGACAAGAGTTGACGTACTGCTAGGGTTTGTCGCGGTTGCATTGATTGTGCTACCACAATTGCCCTTTGATTGGACGCAGCCATCATTCATGGCACTCATCTGGTCATTCATGTTCATTCTACTTGCGGGAACAGTGTTTAGTAAAAATAAAATTCAATTAGAACATGTAAGCTTATTGTTTCTCGGTGCTGTTTATGTAGGAATGGGCTTTCACTATATGGCGGTAACACGTGATATGGACAATGGGATCTTCTGGTCGGCACTCACATTCGCTAGTATTTGGGCATCCGATGCAGGAGCTTATTTTGTCGGGAAAGCGTTCGGACGTACGAAGCTATGGCCTGCCATCAGCCCGAATAAGACGATAGAGGGTGCGCTAGGTGGCGTCGTTATTGCGGTTGTTGTCGCTTTAATCTTCGCTTATAGTCGTCCAACACTACTTGATTACGGACAGGCAGCTCTCATTGGAATAGCCGCAGCCGTTGCGGGTCAGCTAGGGGATTTGATTCAATCGGCATATAAGCGGTTCCGTGGAGTGAAGGATTCAGGTAATTTGTTGCCTGGTCATGGCGGTGTACTTGATCGAACAGATAGCTGGCTAATCGTATTTCCTTTTGTTCATCTGTTATCGATTTTGCCACAATAA
- a CDS encoding 1-deoxy-D-xylulose-5-phosphate reductoisomerase encodes MKKVAVLGSTGSIGTQTLDVLSRALDRYEVVGLAAGSNVELLLTQIQQFKPRIVSIASKEAAEKLALQVPSGTKIVYGEEGLNEVAGQSGAQYVVCALVGSLGLTSTLAAIEAGADIGLANKETLVTAGHIVMKRAKEKGIAIIPVDSEHSAIFQCLNGEDRKAVKRLLLTASGGSFRDRTREELQGVTVAQALQHPNWSMGAKVTIDSATMANKGLEVIEARWLFDIDYDSIDVVIHPESIIHSMVEYVDTSVIAQLGNPDMRVPIQYALTYPERIVSPASPLDLIKQGTLHFRPMDFERYPCLRLAFEAGRSGGTATTVFNAANEVAVSRFLSGEIAFLAIEGIIEQVLTRHSVIPSPELETIHQIDAWARAEAQLLYRA; translated from the coding sequence ATGAAGAAGGTAGCGGTGCTAGGAAGCACAGGGTCGATCGGCACCCAAACACTAGATGTTCTGTCACGCGCATTGGATCGCTATGAAGTTGTGGGTTTAGCTGCGGGAAGCAATGTGGAGCTATTGTTAACTCAAATTCAGCAGTTTAAACCGCGTATTGTATCGATTGCCTCAAAAGAAGCAGCAGAGAAGTTAGCACTTCAAGTTCCTAGTGGCACTAAAATCGTATATGGTGAAGAGGGTTTAAATGAAGTTGCCGGACAATCAGGGGCACAATATGTTGTCTGTGCTTTGGTAGGTAGCTTAGGGTTAACATCCACGTTAGCGGCGATTGAAGCAGGGGCTGATATTGGCCTCGCTAACAAAGAGACCTTAGTAACTGCAGGTCATATCGTAATGAAGCGCGCGAAGGAGAAAGGGATCGCGATTATCCCGGTCGATAGCGAACATTCGGCAATCTTTCAGTGCTTGAATGGAGAAGATCGTAAAGCAGTGAAACGATTGCTACTTACGGCTTCCGGTGGCAGCTTCCGTGATCGTACGCGTGAGGAGCTTCAGGGAGTCACTGTGGCACAAGCACTTCAGCATCCGAATTGGAGTATGGGTGCCAAGGTGACTATTGATTCAGCGACCATGGCTAATAAAGGACTAGAGGTTATAGAAGCACGCTGGTTATTTGATATCGATTATGATTCCATTGATGTTGTGATCCACCCCGAGAGTATCATACATTCGATGGTTGAATACGTTGATACAAGTGTCATTGCACAGCTCGGCAACCCGGATATGCGTGTTCCGATACAATATGCATTAACTTATCCAGAACGAATCGTTTCACCAGCGTCACCTCTTGATTTGATTAAGCAAGGGACATTACATTTCCGCCCAATGGATTTTGAACGATATCCTTGCCTGCGACTCGCATTTGAAGCTGGTCGTAGTGGGGGAACGGCTACAACTGTATTTAATGCTGCGAATGAAGTTGCGGTTTCTCGGTTTCTGAGCGGTGAGATTGCTTTCTTGGCGATCGAAGGCATTATTGAGCAAGTTTTAACACGACATTCTGTCATTCCTTCACCAGAGCTTGAAACCATACATCAAATCGATGCTTGGGCGAGAGCTGAAGCGCAATTGCTATACCGAGCGTAA
- a CDS encoding FliA/WhiG family RNA polymerase sigma factor: MVDQTRSRLSHQDLWQSWKEDEDPDARKQLIERYLPLVDYVSGRMAVGLPKNIIKDDLASNGVMGLIDAIEKFDYKRGLQFETYASWRIRGSIIDSLRQGDWVPRSVREKAKKMEDAFAILEQQYLRSATDEEVCTYLNIEQHEFQQMLQEVAVATICSLEDPIREEESETRLSLLVDDKAIDPESTVHDTYLKDSLVFGIEKLTEKERTVVSLFYYEDLSLSEIAEVMGLSPSRISQLHSKAILRLRGALAKHKDQLLHNG; this comes from the coding sequence ATGGTCGATCAAACCCGTTCCCGATTATCCCATCAGGACTTATGGCAAAGTTGGAAAGAAGATGAAGATCCCGATGCGCGTAAGCAGCTGATCGAACGATATTTGCCACTCGTGGATTATGTGTCGGGTAGAATGGCAGTTGGATTACCTAAAAATATTATTAAAGACGATCTAGCAAGCAATGGTGTGATGGGCCTTATCGACGCTATTGAAAAGTTTGATTACAAGCGAGGACTGCAATTCGAAACGTACGCATCGTGGCGAATTCGTGGTTCAATTATTGATAGTTTACGACAAGGAGACTGGGTTCCTCGCTCTGTTCGTGAAAAAGCGAAAAAAATGGAGGATGCATTCGCCATCTTGGAGCAACAGTACTTACGTTCTGCGACAGATGAGGAAGTGTGCACCTATTTAAATATTGAGCAGCATGAGTTTCAACAGATGCTTCAAGAGGTTGCAGTTGCAACGATATGTTCCTTGGAGGATCCGATTCGAGAGGAAGAATCAGAGACAAGACTATCACTACTAGTAGATGATAAGGCTATTGATCCTGAATCTACTGTTCATGATACTTATTTAAAAGATTCTTTAGTCTTTGGCATAGAAAAACTAACAGAGAAGGAACGTACAGTAGTATCTCTGTTTTATTATGAAGATTTATCTTTGAGTGAAATTGCTGAAGTGATGGGTTTATCTCCCTCTCGAATTTCACAATTACATTCAAAAGCTATATTAAGACTTAGAGGTGCATTAGCTAAACATAAGGACCAATTACTGCATAATGGCTAA